One genomic window of Tatumella citrea includes the following:
- a CDS encoding DUF1003 domain-containing protein, with product MHTDKKFRLYRPLKGITHTFGDEWFALKAEAFARFFGTPTFLVGQTIAVIIWIVLNVAGLLKFDPYPFILLNLAFSIQAAYAAPLILLAQTRQAERDQAHALTDAQHREDLDAAMSKRQMVSEELTEQLLELLKQNTQLTQQTLQMAERIETLTRQLEQR from the coding sequence ATGCATACAGATAAAAAATTTCGTTTATACCGCCCGTTGAAAGGGATAACTCATACTTTCGGCGATGAATGGTTTGCATTGAAAGCAGAAGCTTTCGCCCGATTTTTCGGGACCCCGACTTTTTTGGTTGGGCAAACCATCGCGGTAATTATCTGGATCGTTCTGAACGTTGCTGGCCTGCTTAAGTTTGACCCATATCCGTTTATTTTGCTCAACCTGGCCTTCAGCATACAGGCGGCTTATGCAGCACCATTGATCCTGTTGGCACAAACCCGCCAGGCAGAACGCGATCAGGCACATGCATTGACTGATGCTCAGCATCGCGAAGATCTGGATGCAGCAATGTCAAAACGCCAGATGGTATCCGAAGAACTGACCGAACAGCTACTGGAATTGCTGAAACAAAATACTCAACTGACCCAACAGACGTTACAAATGGCCGAGCGTATCGAAACGCTGACCCGACAGCTTGAGCAGCGATAG